The following are encoded together in the Pyxidicoccus xibeiensis genome:
- a CDS encoding phospholipase D-like domain-containing protein: MRRWLALAVAAVVTAGCAAGCTKERPKPFQLKGEVRSHGPGLAVALYQTVGVRMVPGNRIRWANNGAVFDVMAAEMKRARSSIHVVMFIWRPGRASDKLLAVLSERARAGVACRVLVDPLGSPNFEETVKPKLEAAGCRAHLFRPLPADENLARNHRKLLIVDGRFAVTGGLAIQDEWLGNGLAEKEYRDTNARVEGPVVEQMQQAFAENWQEASGEMLPASDFPTLTAPIPGLDGAGEGWAAFVGSTANPEVTRAERLTQLMVRAAQKRLWIAQSYFTPNDALAKQLAERARAGVDVRVLAPGDLNDQKFITVAQRAEYDELLAAGVRIWEYQPAMMHAKTMLVDDRLVLVGSINYDPLSFNLLEEGSLVLEDDEAAKSMEAFFLEDLKHAKEVRAEQAVR, from the coding sequence ATGCGTCGATGGCTGGCACTGGCGGTGGCGGCGGTGGTGACGGCGGGGTGTGCCGCTGGATGCACGAAGGAGCGGCCGAAGCCGTTCCAGCTCAAGGGTGAGGTGCGCTCGCACGGCCCGGGGCTGGCGGTGGCGCTCTACCAGACGGTGGGCGTGCGGATGGTGCCGGGCAACCGCATCCGCTGGGCCAACAACGGCGCCGTCTTCGATGTCATGGCCGCGGAGATGAAGCGGGCGCGCTCCTCCATCCACGTCGTGATGTTCATCTGGAGGCCGGGGCGCGCGTCGGACAAGCTGCTCGCGGTGCTGTCCGAGCGTGCCCGGGCTGGCGTGGCGTGCCGCGTGCTGGTGGACCCGCTGGGCAGCCCCAACTTCGAGGAGACGGTGAAGCCGAAGCTGGAGGCGGCCGGCTGCCGCGCGCACCTGTTCCGCCCGCTGCCCGCCGACGAGAACCTGGCGCGCAACCACCGCAAGCTGCTCATCGTGGACGGGCGCTTCGCCGTCACGGGCGGCCTGGCCATCCAGGACGAGTGGCTGGGCAACGGCCTGGCGGAGAAGGAGTACCGCGACACCAACGCGCGGGTGGAGGGCCCGGTGGTGGAGCAGATGCAGCAGGCCTTCGCGGAGAACTGGCAGGAGGCCAGCGGGGAGATGCTGCCCGCGAGCGACTTCCCCACGCTGACGGCGCCCATCCCCGGCCTGGACGGCGCGGGCGAGGGCTGGGCGGCCTTCGTGGGCAGCACCGCCAACCCGGAGGTGACTCGAGCCGAGCGGCTCACGCAGCTCATGGTGCGCGCGGCGCAGAAGCGGCTGTGGATTGCCCAGTCGTACTTCACGCCCAATGACGCGCTGGCGAAGCAGCTCGCGGAGCGGGCCCGCGCCGGGGTGGACGTGCGCGTGCTGGCGCCGGGGGACTTGAACGACCAGAAGTTCATCACCGTGGCCCAGCGCGCGGAGTACGACGAGCTGCTGGCGGCGGGCGTGCGCATCTGGGAGTACCAGCCGGCGATGATGCACGCCAAGACGATGCTCGTGGATGACCGGCTCGTCCTGGTGGGCTCCATCAACTACGACCCGCTGTCCTTCAACCTGCTGGAGGAGGGCTCGCTGGTGCTGGAGGACGACGAGGCCGCGAAGAGCATGGAGGCGTTCTTCCTGGAGGACCTGAAGCACGCGAAGGAAGTGCGTGCCGAACAGGCCGTGCGCTGA